In the genome of Osmerus mordax isolate fOsmMor3 chromosome 15, fOsmMor3.pri, whole genome shotgun sequence, one region contains:
- the LOC136957932 gene encoding mRNA decay activator protein ZFP36L3-like → MSPGSGIPPGSGMPSGSGMSPGSGMPSGSGMSPGSGIPPGSGMSPGSGMPPGSELPPGSGMSPGSGMSPGSGMPPGSGMSPGSGMSPGSGMPPGSGMPPGSGMSPGSGMPSGSGMPPGSGMPPGSGMPPGSGMPPGSGMPSGSGMSPGSGIPPGSGMSPGSGMPPGSGMPPGSGMPPGSGMSPGSGMPSGSEVPDQ, encoded by the exons ATGTCACCTGGTTCAGGCATACCACCTGGTTCAGGCATGCCATCTGGTTCAGGCATGTCACCTGGTTCAGGCATGCCATCTGGTTCAGGCATGTCACCTGGTTCAGGCATACCACCTGGTTCAGGCATGTCACCTGGTTCAGGCATGCCACCTGGTTCAGAATTGCCACCTGGTTCAGGCATGTCACCTGGTTCAGGCATGTCACCTGGTTCAGGCATGCCACCTGGTTCAGGCATGTCACCTGGTTCAGGCATGTCACCTGGTTCAGGAATGCCTCCTGGTTCAGGCATGCCTCCTGGTTCAGGCATGTCACCTGGTTCAGGCATGCCATCTGGTTCAGGAATGCCTCCTGGTTCAGGCATGCCTCCTGGTTCAGGCATGCCACCTGGTTCAGGCATGCCACCTGGTTCAGGCATGCCATCTGGTTCAGGCATGTCACCTGGTTCAGGCATACCACCTGGTTCAGGCATGTCACCTGGTTCAGGCATGCCACCTGGTTCAGGCATGCCACCTGGTTCAGGCATGCCACCTGGTTCAGGCATGTCACCTGGTTCAGGCATGCCATCTGGTTCAG AAGTCCCTGATCAATAA